One Punica granatum isolate Tunisia-2019 chromosome 3, ASM765513v2, whole genome shotgun sequence genomic window carries:
- the LOC116198889 gene encoding uncharacterized protein LOC116198889 isoform X1, whose translation MTSSSPNLSASSVSKNLVMEAERPVSRIDRKSSIESEPRTLSLRQMERAREAALIVLNTRSIEDAMSIFTEGLQPVLRVGNRMGPESYYYDHIDDKLLGSEPRDVATAPF comes from the exons ATGACATCTTCCTCCCCCAATCTCTCTGCCTCATCAGTCTCGAAAAATCTCGTAATGGAGGCCGAGAGACCGGTTTCGCGGATCGACAGAAAGTCGTCGATCGAGAGCGAGCCGAGGACATTGAGCTTGCGGCAGATGGAGCGCGCGCGG GAGGCGGCGCTCATCGTGTTAAACACGAGAAGCATAGAAGACGCCATGAGCATCTTCACCGAG GGTTTACAGCCGGTACTGAGGGTGGGGAATCGAATGGGACCTGAGTCATACTATTACGACCACATAGACGATAAGCTTCTTGGATCAGAACCGAGAGATGTCGCCACCGCACCTTTCTAG
- the LOC116198889 gene encoding uncharacterized protein LOC116198889 isoform X2 → MTSSSPNLSASSVSKNLVMEAERPVSRIDRKSSIESEPRTLSLRQMERAREAALIVLNTRSIEDAMSIFTEAHSREGGDVRSASKKRGGATASTIGGVLATSRVG, encoded by the exons ATGACATCTTCCTCCCCCAATCTCTCTGCCTCATCAGTCTCGAAAAATCTCGTAATGGAGGCCGAGAGACCGGTTTCGCGGATCGACAGAAAGTCGTCGATCGAGAGCGAGCCGAGGACATTGAGCTTGCGGCAGATGGAGCGCGCGCGG GAGGCGGCGCTCATCGTGTTAAACACGAGAAGCATAGAAGACGCCATGAGCATCTTCACCGAG GCACATAGCAGGGAGGGAGGCGACGTACGGAGCGCCTCCAAGAAAAGGGGAGGTGCCACTGCATCGACCATTGGGGGGGTGCTAGCCACGTCGAGGGTGGGTTGA